Genomic window (Sediminispirochaeta smaragdinae DSM 11293):
TGTGGGAATGAATAAGCAGGGGTTCTCCTATGATATCCCCGATATTCATTCTTGGATTGAGAGAAGAGAACGGATCCTGAAAAACTATTTGGATCTTAGTTCTAAGATGCATCTGCTCTTTCTTGGAAAGAGCTGTGATATCCTCTCCGTTATAAAAGATTTTTCCTGATGTCGGCTTATAGAGATTCAGAATAATTTTCGCTAAAGTAGTCTTTCCACAACCAGATTCTCCCACAAGACCAAGGGATTCACCGCGTCGGATGCTTAAATTTACTCCATTAACAGCCTTGAGGTATTCGGACGAACATTTGAAAAGTCCTCCTTTTACGGCGAAAAATTTGGAAATGTCCTTAAGTTCCAAAATGGTATCATTCATCCATAGGCCTCCAACAGGCTACATAGTGATTGTTTGATTTCTTCAAATAGGGTCTCTCCTCAAGACATCTGTCACATCCGTATTCACATCGGGGGAAAAAAGCACACCCCTTAGGCATATCCGACAAATCAGGAACCATCCCTTTGATGGTAGTAAGTCTGGCTCGCTTTCCTAGTGAAGGGATGGAGCTTAAGAGTCCCCTCGTGTAGGGATGTAACGGATTTCTGAATAACTCATCTACATTGGCCATCTCAATAATAACTCCGGCATACATAACGGCTACTCGTGAGCAACTTTCCGCAATAACACCAAGATCGTGAGTAATCATTAAGACGGAAGTACCAAACTGCATTTTGAGATTCTCTATAAGGTCTATGATCTGGGCCTGTATAGTGACATCAAGAGCCGTTGTAGGTTCATCAGCAATAAGGATTTCTGGTTGACATAAAAGGGCCATGGCTATCATAACTCGTTGTCTCAATCCCCCAGAAAGTTCATGTGGATATTCCTTCAAGCGCTTCCGTACATCGGACATACCGACTGTAGCAAGCATGTCCGCAGCAAGCTCTTCAGCTTCCGATCGTGTTTTGTTCATATGAAGATGTATTACTTCAATCAACTGGTTCCCGACGGTAAATACGGGATTCAAACTGGTCATGGGTTCCTGGAAAATCATTGAGATTCTATTTCCTCGGACAGCACGCATTTCTTTTTCCGAGAATTCCAGTAAATTTCTACCTCGAAACATAATACTACCGCCACAAATTTCTCCCGGTGGCGTTGGAATGAGCTGCATAACACTGAGAGCCGTAAGACTTTTTCCACAACCAGACTCCCCTACTAGCCCAAGCGTTTCTCCCTTCTCAATATGAAAAGTTATCCCCCGCAAGGCATGAAGACGTCGGGTTTCGGAAACAAAATCAACTTGCAAGTCTTGTATTTCTAGAACCTTATCCATTCCAAATTCCTTAATTTTCTCTTAATCGAGGATCAAGCAAATCCCTAAGCGCATCGCCCACCATATTGAATGACAAGACCGTAATCATGATACAGAAGCCGGGAATTATGGTTAGCCAAGGAGCCTGGGAAAGAAACATTCGACCTTCATTAATAATATTCCCCCAGCTGGGAATGTCTGGCTGCAAACCGACACCAAGGAACGTTAAGCTAGCTTCTGCAAGAACCGTACTAGCTAAAATCGAAGTCAATACAACAATAATTGAGGAAAGACACAATGGTAAAATGTGTCGAACCATGATTCGTAAATCACCAACCCCAATCGCATAGGCTGCCTCAACGTGATCCATCTCTTTCACACTTAAAGTAACACCACGAGTCATTCGTGCCACCTTCGGAATATTTGTAATTGCCAATGCAGCAATAATATTGGGAATGCCAGAACCCAATGTTGCAATCAAAACCATTGCAAGAAGAATTGAAGGGAAAGCCAGCGTAGCATCCATGATTCGCATGAGAATCGAATCCAACCGTTTATAGTATCCGGCCAGTAGACCGAGGGCAACTCCGAGAATACAACTGACACCCATGGTTGTTATCCCTATTTCCAAGGAGATTCTTGCACCAAAAACTATCCTGGAAAATAAATCTCTTCCAAAAGAGTCGGTACCAAACCAATGAATCACACAGGGCTTGGTCAACCTATTCATCACATCCATTTTTAAGGG
Coding sequences:
- a CDS encoding ABC transporter permease: MMRKIKKRYYQIIIGSVISALILVIAVFGPIFVKTDPLKMDVMNRLTKPCVIHWFGTDSFGRDLFSRIVFGARISLEIGITTMGVSCILGVALGLLAGYYKRLDSILMRIMDATLAFPSILLAMVLIATLGSGIPNIIAALAITNIPKVARMTRGVTLSVKEMDHVEAAYAIGVGDLRIMVRHILPLCLSSIIVVLTSILASTVLAEASLTFLGVGLQPDIPSWGNIINEGRMFLSQAPWLTIIPGFCIMITVLSFNMVGDALRDLLDPRLREN
- a CDS encoding ABC transporter ATP-binding protein, which codes for MDKVLEIQDLQVDFVSETRRLHALRGITFHIEKGETLGLVGESGCGKSLTALSVMQLIPTPPGEICGGSIMFRGRNLLEFSEKEMRAVRGNRISMIFQEPMTSLNPVFTVGNQLIEVIHLHMNKTRSEAEELAADMLATVGMSDVRKRLKEYPHELSGGLRQRVMIAMALLCQPEILIADEPTTALDVTIQAQIIDLIENLKMQFGTSVLMITHDLGVIAESCSRVAVMYAGVIIEMANVDELFRNPLHPYTRGLLSSIPSLGKRARLTTIKGMVPDLSDMPKGCAFFPRCEYGCDRCLEERPYLKKSNNHYVACWRPMDE